A stretch of the Papaver somniferum cultivar HN1 chromosome 6, ASM357369v1, whole genome shotgun sequence genome encodes the following:
- the LOC113287070 gene encoding probable LRR receptor-like serine/threonine-protein kinase At1g34110, with amino-acid sequence MEKTKEFFFTTIIKKSSSSLFFFFCLLLFLSFHHQVYSLSEDGQALLSLLTDADSSSTILSSWNPSHPTPCSWQGITCSPQNRVISLSLPDTFLNLSSIPPQLSSLSSLQLLNLSATNISGSIPQSFGSFANLRLLDLSSNSLSGPVPSELGLLSSLLFLFLYSNRLSGRIPPHLANLTSLQSLCLQDNSFNGTIPSQLGSLQSLQEFRIGGNPYLVGEIPSQLGLLTNLTIFGAAATGLSGEIPATFGDLVNLQTLALYDTEISGSIPPELGLCSELRNLYLHMNKISGSIPAELGKLQQLTSLLIWGNLITGEIPPEISNCSALVVFDASANEITGEIPGDLGKLVVLEQLHLSDNSLTGTIPWELSNCTSLTALQLDKNQFSGPIPWQIGNLKFLQSFFLWGNSVSGTIPASFGNCTELYALDLSKNKLTGSIPEEIFSLTKLSKLLLLGNSLSGGLPKSISNCQSLVRLRLGENQLSGQIPKEIGKLQNLVFLDLYTNHFSDSLPAEIANISVLELLDVHNNHITGEIPSRLGELVNLEQLDLSRNGFTGEIPSSFGNFSYLNKLILNNNLLTGSIPTSIRNLQKLTLLDLSFNSLSGEIPPEVGYITTLTISLDLSSNGFTGDMPEAFSGLTNLQSLDLSRNHLHGGIEVLSLLTSLTSLNISYNNFSGPIPVTPFFRTLSSNSYLENSKLCQSVDGTSCSSGLNRKGKSSKTVALICVTLASFALAVLASWILINRNRRYMAEKASLAAASSSGAEDFSYPWTFIPFQKLNFSIENILDCLKDENVLGKGCSGVVYKAEMPNGDIIAVKKLWKTKDKDEHNDAFASEIQILGHIRHRNIVKLLGYCSNKYVKLLLYNFVSNGNLQQLLEANRNLDWETRYKIAVGSAQGLAYLHHDCVPAILHRDVKCNNILLDSKCEAYLADFGLAKLMNSPNYHHAMSRVAGSYGYIAPEYGYTMNITEKSDVYSYGVVLLEILSGRSAVEPQIGDGLHIVEWVKKKMGSFEPAITVLDAKLRGLPDQMVQEMLQTLGIAMFCVNSSPTERPTMKEVVALLSEVKSTPEEWGKTSQPLIKQSSNQS; translated from the exons ATGGAGAAAACAAAagagttcttcttcaccacaatcatcaaaaaatcttcatcatccctcttcttcttcttctgcttgttgttgttcttgagttttcaTCATCAAGTGTATTCACTTTCTGAAGATGGACAAGCACTTTTATCTCTTCTTACAGATGCTGATTCATCTTCAACCATTCTATCTTCATGGAATCCATCACATCCAACTCCATGTTCATGGCAAGGTATAACCTGTTCACCACAAAATAGAGTTATTTCACTTTCATTGCCAGATACATTTTTGAATCTTTCTTCAATCCCACCTCAGctttcttcactttcttctctACAACTTCTCAATCTTTCTGCAACCAACATTTCTGGTTCTATCCCTCAATCTTTTGGTTCATTTGCGAATCTTCGGCTTCTCGATTTATCGTCGAATTCGCTTTCGGGTCCTGTTCCATCAGAGCTTGGGTTACTCTCATCACTGCTATTCTTGTTCTTGTACTCAAACCGGCTTTCAGGTCGTATACCACCACATCTTGCAAACCTCACATCATTGCAAAGTCTTTGTCTTCAAGATAATTCATTCAATGGAACAATTCCTTCACAGTTAGGTTCATTGCAGTCTCTGCAAGAGTTTAGAATTGGTGGGAACCCTTATTTAGTTGGTGAAATTCCATCTCAGTTGGGATTACTTACTAATCTCACGATTTTTGGTGCTGCGGCGACGGGACTTTCCGGTGAGATACCAGCTACATTTGGTGATTTGGTTAATCTCCAGACATTGGCACTTTATGATACTGAGATTTCTGGTTCAATACCACCTGAATTGGGCTTGTGTTCAGAGCTTAGGAATTTGTATTTGCATATGAACAAGATTTCTGGTTCTATTCCAGCTGAATTGGGGAAGTTGCAACAGCTTACTAGTTTGCTTATATGGGGGAATTTGATCACTGGAGAAATTCCGCCTGAGATATCGAATTGTTCGGCATTAGTAGTTTTTGATGCTTCTGCTAATGAAATCACTGGTGAAATCCCTGGTGATTTGGGGAAGCTAGTTGTTCTTGAACAGCTTCATTTATCGGATAATTCGTTGACAGGTACTATTCCATGGGAGTTAAGTAATTGTACTAGTTTAACTGCGCTGCAGCTCGACAAGAATCAGTTTTCTGGACCAATACCATGGCAGATAGGAAATTTGAAGTTCTTGCAGAGTTTCTTCTTGTGGGGTAATTCGGTTTCGGGAACTATACCGGCTTCTTTCGGAAATTGCACTGAACTTTATGCTCTTGATCTTTCGAAGAACAAGCTAACAGGTTCAATACCTGAAGAAATTTTCAGTTTGACAAAGTTGAGCAAGCTTTTGCTCCTCGGGAATTCGTTATCGGGTGGATTGCCTAAAAGCATCTCAAATTGCCAGTCATTGGTGAGATTACGCCTCGGTGAGAATCAACTTTCAGGTCAGATTCCTAAAGAGATAGGTAAATTGCAAAATTTAGTCTTTCTCGATTTATACACGAATCATTTCAGTGATAGTCTGCCAGCTGAAATTGCTAATATTTCAGTTCTTGAGCTATTAGATGTTCATAATAATCACATAACCGGAGAGATTCCGTCGCGGTTAGGAGAACTTGTTAATTTAGAGCAGCTTGATCTTAGCAGAAATGGCTTCACAGGTGAGATTCCTTCGAGTTTTGGAAATTTCAGTTACTTGAACAAGTTGATCCTCAACAATAATCTGCTTACTGGTTCGATTCCGACATCAATAAGAAACTTGCAAAAGTTAACTTTACTTGATTTGAGCTTCAATAGTTTGTCTGGTGAAATTCCGCCTGAAGTTGGTTACATTACTACCTTGACCATAAGTCTGGATTTGAGCTCTAATGGGTTTACTGGTGATATGCCTGAAGCATTTTCGGGTTTAACAAATTTGCAGTCTCTTGATCTTTCTCGGAATCATCTCCATGGAGGAATTGAAGTTCTTAGTCTCCTTACTAGTCTTACTTCATTGAATATTTCATATAACAACTTCTCAGGTCCCATTCCAGTGACGCCATTTTTCAGGACATTATCTTCGAATTCATACCTCGAGAATTCTAAGCTTTGTCAATCTGTCGATGGGACTTCTTGTTCTTCAGGTTTAaatcgcaaaggaaaatcatcaaAAACCGTGGCTTTAATCTGCGTGACTCTTGCTTCATTTGCATTGGCTGTTCTTGCATCTTGGATTCTTATAAATCGGAATAGAAGATACATGGCCGAGAAAGCTTCACTTGCAGCAGCTTCGTCATCAGGAGCTGAAGATTTTTCATATCCATGGACTTTTATTCCATTTCAAAAGCTCAACTTCTCTATTGAGAACATACTGGATTGCTTGAAAGACGAGAATGTGCTGGGTAAAGGTTGTTCGGGAGTAGTTTACAAGGCTGAAATGCCTAACGGGGACATAATTGCGGTGAAGAAACTTTGGAAAACAAAGGATAAAGATGAACACAATGATGCATTTGCCTCTGAAATTCAAATTCTTGGACACATTCGGCATCGGAATATTGTTAAGCTACTTGGTTACTGTTCGAATAAGTATGTTAAGCTTTTGCTTTATAACTTCGTCTCAAATGGGAATTTGCAACAGTTGTTGGAAGCAAACAGGAATTTAGATTGGGAAACTCGGTATAAAATTGCTGTAGGATCAGCGCAGGGACTTGCTTATCTTCATCATGATTGTGTACCCGCAATTCTTCACCGAGATGTTAAATGCAATAACATACTCCTGGACTCAAAATGTGAAGCTTATCTAGCTGATTTTGGGCTTGCCAAGTTAATGAACTCTCCAAATTATCACCATGCAATGTCTAGAGTTGCAGGCTCTTACGGCTATATAGCTCCAG AGTATGGATATACAATGAACATAACTGAAAAGAGCGACGTCTACAGCTATGGAGTAGTCTTGCTTGAGATTCTTAGTGGCCGAAGCGCTGTAGAACCCCAAATTGGTGACGGTTTGCACATAGTTGAatgggtgaagaagaaaatgggaaGTTTTGAGCCTGCGATAACCGTATTAGATGCAAAACTTCGAGGATTACCCGATCAAATGGTGCAAGAGATGCTTCAAACTCTAGGAATTGCAATGTTCTGCGTGAATTCATCGCCAACAGAACGGCCTACCATGAAAGAAGTGGTAGCGTTACTGAGCGAAGTTAAAAGCACACCTGAAGAATGGGGGAAAACATCTCAACCTCTAATAAAACAGTCCTCAAATCAGAGCTGA